Within the Telopea speciosissima isolate NSW1024214 ecotype Mountain lineage chromosome 4, Tspe_v1, whole genome shotgun sequence genome, the region CACTTGGCATATCTTTTTCTAAACTCTCCAGATGGTCCTTCACCAAGTTTCTTTCTCCTATTGGTATGTAGTCTTCTTGGTAATCTCTTCAAGGGTGGAGGCTGAACAATACCCAGGTGATGCTCATCTTTTAACTCTTCCAGACTAAGTAATGGGTGGATTATATCCTTATAAACTGTCAAGTATGTTTTTACACTACAGTATTCATCACAATAGCTTTCCAAGCTTTGTCTCTTGTAATTAATACAATAGGTTGCATGCTTACAAGGTATTCTTGTACCATCCCACACTTTGCAACCACAAGTGTGATTTTTCAAATTAATCTCATATCTGCCTTCACTATTTGAGACTTCAAACTCATCTAATCCAGCAGGAAGGACCATACACCCTCTAGATTTATGACATATCAAATCCAACTTTTTCTTTATCCTTGGTGTGACTATTCCCTTAAAGGTGCAACCCAATTTATACCTTTTATGCATTGTTGACATCAATTGTTTCGTTTGCTCATCAATTACCATCAGAATGGGCTTGTTCCTAAAAGGGTTAATCCACTGGTTAAATGATTCACTCATATTATTGGTTATATGGTCGCTCTTGCATCTGAAATCGAATGCATGTCTTGACCATATGTTGGGAGAATTTCTACTAACGAATCATATGCTTCTTTGTTCACGTCTTTCATGTCATTCATTACCTTCTCAAAAAAGAATGCATTAGATGTCTTAGATGTTGACCAAAAAAGTTTCTTAGTAACACACTTTGAAACTATATATAAACTATATAAAATGTatgtactatatatatatatatatacttatactGTATTAAAAATACGTTATATATCCCTATATTTGAaagatatctttttttttttcggttaaGATAACCAACCATATAAAATTCGTATAAAATAGCATCCCATATACTATTAGTATTCGGCCAATAACAAAAAGGGTAttttataaaacaacttattcCTAAGATCCACCACGTCCATGGCCATAAACATGGTCCCATACCTATATATGTAAAAgacaaaaagcaaaaaaatttaaaggaaacAAATTGGAGGGAGAAAATGAATGGTTCTaaaactttttttgttttagggtGCAAAGATCTAATCATTTCCTTGATTCAAAAAAGAGGATACAATGTCCAAGATCTCCCCTGAAAAGGGCGAGGGGACCAAGAAACAGCTATCCGGGCAAAAAAGAGCCCATTTTGAAAACTTGTGGGCTAACACatagagatagaagaaagagtTGTAGAAGGGAGCAAACATTCGATGAGGGAGAGAATCCGATGATAACCAAATCGAAGAAACTTCAAGCCTGCGAGCAGACACAAGAGCCAAACGGATTGCCAATGCCTCACCAACCAATGTTGGTGCCAAGGCAAAATGATCTGTTACAATCAAACACAGCATCCCACCTGAATCAAAAACAATGCAGCCAACACCGAGAGCCTTGGGGCTCTTGCTTGTAGTTGCATCCACAAAAAGGGAGAAAACTCCTAAAACTTGAGCTACGCCAAATTCGACAAACTTGTAAAATATTTCATAAAGCAAGTCAAAATTTACACTACTAATTTATGGGAAACGGTTCTCTAAGCTAGCAAGGTATCCTACACCTTCACATTGATTTATTAAATCATTATTTCTCtttaaaaatattaatataataaatcAAATCATGTGAGGAGACACCGTGTACACCACCCAGGCAGAGTGTTCAGGCAGGGTTAGGGTGGTCATTAtgccccccttgttagggggaGTGGGAACGGGGAACTGGGAACTGGGAACTGAAGGGATAAAGTCCAGGTTCAAAATTCAGATACCCTTTGGACTAAAACATAATATGGCCAACCAACCCCAATGCCCGTTTCCAttctaacaaaaacatatacGTATTAAAACCTCTCTACATATATGTGCATTGTGAAACTTTTGTTCCTATATGCTTCAAATTACAAAAAGCTCAAAACCCATATAACCAATCCCTTGGCAAACTTCATTTGGACTTGACATGATATAACCTACCACTGGGCAAACTCCATCAGAGGTTCCAACAGTTTAGCCATCAACAACATTTGGGCCCATGTGATTTGACATGTGGCACTGATATTTAGTACCGTTAGGTAAGACTTCCAAAACAGACTGACTGTCTACGAAAACTGTGCCTCGCTACCATCTTTTATAAGTTTTGACATAGAAATGGTCGCGTTGAAATAGCTAGAGTTCTAAAGAACCGACCATTtaccaaaaacctaaaaaaaagaaCCGATACGGGAAAacccttctattttattttcttcatatttcaCTGTATTATATCCACTATTTATCTCCCCCCAGggccccacccccacccccacccccacccccacaggcaacaaTTACAAAGACATTTAGGGGATTAAACATCAACAATTACAAAGACATTAAGGGGATTAAACATCAAAAAACAATTATATCCTACCATAACTTTACAGCATCCATGCCTCTGTCTGCAGGTTAtgcagagaaagaagagagaactaAATGGTCCGGCCTATTTGGTGGAAGTTTTTCCATCTCTAAACTGCAACGATTAATTATGGCGGCTTCTTTATTACTCTCATCCCTTTCAAGATCGTTTAAGGCTTTCTTCGCACAGACAGTAAAAGCAACCGTGGCAACTATTGCAACAACGAAGGAGATAATGTTGTACACAATCTCCACAGTGGTCATGTGATGGTTTCCATACTTCATGTTTGCCAACGTCCTAATTAGTCGCCCACTGCACACAAATCCACCAGAAGCAACAGGAATAGTCTTAGAGATATCTACGAAGTGATAACCATAAAGCCAGATATTACAACAAACAAACAATCTATCTCGTTAAACACTTTTCAATAACTATTCCCAATCTAAAAACTAAGACTCAAATAAGATTCTATAATCACATTCCAATCCAATGTGGCCCCCGGTTTTCTTAGCCAAACACTCATCCAGCCAGTCCCATCCATAGAATAACTAGTTGTGATGTAGGTGTAATGGGGAAAACACCAGGAGATTTTGAGTCTTCTTACAGCGATGAGGCCCTATTCTCCATCATCAATGATGGAAAAAAGGACAACCATCTTCTTTCTTATGTTTTGTCTCTTAAGAAAAACAGCAAACACTCTCATGAACGATTGAGAAATAACTAACCTATAGATGTAAATGAATGATTCAGGTACCATTCCAGCAATTGATCCGCATATGTAGGGCCAAAATCTCATGTTTGTTACCACAATAGCATAGTTGAAAATGGTGTAGGGAAATGGTGAGACTCTGAAGAGTGCAACAACTCGAAACTGATGGAACCAGCTTCCTTCCCCAGCCAACCTAAGAACAGCAGCGTTCTGGGGCCATCTCCTCAACCATTGCTGTACATTATTAGaaatttaaatatgaaaatttgaGATGGAAGGAAATTTGGAACAGGTCAAAATCAAGATTCATGCTATTATTATTGCAGCCCAAAAATTAGAGCATATCTTACATGGATGCGGTTGCGGAACAGTAATCCAACCAAATAGGGCAAGGTCATCCCGATGGTTGTCCCAATCATGATGATCACAAACCCAATACCATATCCAAAAATCATCCCCGCCAGCCACATGGAGGGTCCAGAAGGAATTAAAACTACAGGGAATAATGCCAGAGAGGCAACAAGCACAAGAGCAAGAACAGGCCTTCCAAAGGCAGTAGCTTCCCATTGCATAATCGGGAGGAGAACCTGCAAGAAATGACAGTGACACATGATGAATCAAGTTTTATATGATGCTGGCAACAGCAAAGACATCatgtttttcaaagaaaaaggaagaaaaaaaatatataaagctCACAATCCTGGACAGCACTACACAGAATACACAAtaagttttaacatttaattaGGTTGacctttacaaaaaaaatatacccTCTGCATGCTTCGGTTGTCTGGACAAGTATTGAACTTTTGTGTCAAAGAACAATACTATagaaaaatattacaaccaCGGTAAGAAGAAATTCCGAGTACCCATATAGAAGTAAGGCATCCTAggatcaacaacaacaaacttagccttatcccaacttaatggggtcggctacatggatccaaacacaaaaaaggaaaattgagttgtagcaaaaaaaaaaaaggtggggaaagagaagagaaatgggaaatggaaaatgccaaatgaaagATAATAAGAGGGAAGAAGCCTGACCCAGCATgacaggagaatctcagctaaatggggtctgctacatggatccttgccctccaataggccctatgcaaagtcatacttgatacaagacctaggctatgcatgtccttcctcaccacttctcctatggtcattttaggcttgcccctagctcttttagctccttcaatcgggatcatatcgctcctccttactggggcgtccctaggcctctgttgaaTATGAGCAAACCACCTTAAACggctctctcggagcttgtcactaATCGGGGCGACTCCCACATctgctctaatacgttcattccgtactttaaccttccttgtttttccacacatccatcttaacatcctcatctttgctacacaaagcttatcaatatgacacttcttaactgcccaacattctccctcatacatcatagctggtcgtacAACAattctatagaactttcctttaagctttgaaGGAATAcatcggtcacacaacactccagacacacctctccactgcatccatcccactttaattctctgagaaacatcatcctctatgccaccttctttatttatgattgaccccagatatcaaagatagtcactttgtggtatctctctatccttaattcgcaccatatcagtatccatcatagtgtgactaaaattacacaagCAAGGCATCTTAGGAtacaaggaaaaaataaaactgtGGTTCAAACTCATTGATATGAtcataacttaaaaaaaatattggacTCAACAGCTCAGTCAGATCAGGTTAAGCAGAAGCAGCCACCATTTTAGTTCCCGGTTCCCTAGAGGCTACATTCAGTTGGCAAGAAAGCAccagaaaatattttttgaaggaacccaaaaataaaaaagaagcaaaatggAGTGCCCCATGAAAATTCCACCTCTCCTCGTGTCTATTTGACAAGGAAATGCCCTGCATAAGTCCCGAGCTTTTATTCTCCAAACCTCTTCCTGCACTTGGCTGCTGGAGAAATATCACTGAAATGAGGAAATTTCTCCTCTTTCCTCCTGGAAGTTGTCTTAAATTACAAAGGGCACAGCATGCATTAATAAAAGTCCCATTGAAAAGCCCTGGACTAATATGTTGTTAGTTATTAGCTTCATTTATATTTTCagtcattttattttcttctcttcagaTAGTTTCCAGACAAAGAAGACATTCTGAAAGTCGGAATATTcaactttatttttcctttccctCCTTTTCCTTTCCTGACGATTccttattctcttttcttctctttcttctactctGGAGACAAGTGAACAGAGCCTTGGTGAAAAGAAGAGgtaaaacaaggaaaagaaCTGGAATGGCCCTTCCAGTTTGATGCCTGTCTGGATTTCAAGCTATGGATATTATTTCTGGGCTATTACCCATCCAAAAACTGAACCCACTAACTGAATGATATTTTTTAATGAATCAATAACTTGACGATGTCAGTACTACACCATATGCTTTTGAGTGTAAACAGTTATGGCAA harbors:
- the LOC122660504 gene encoding TVP38/TMEM64 family membrane protein slr0305, which translates into the protein MNETMSNSSERLGKHIANSGNLMQEESVRLVISNEPRITEVNVLQTQAGIRLKSLSWWMKALLWCCILVILLLVFVKWGVPFLLEKVLLPIMQWEATAFGRPVLALVLVASLALFPVVLIPSGPSMWLAGMIFGYGIGFVIIMIGTTIGMTLPYLVGLLFRNRIHQWLRRWPQNAAVLRLAGEGSWFHQFRVVALFRVSPFPYTIFNYAIVVTNMRFWPYICGSIAGMVPESFIYIYSGRLIRTLANMKYGNHHMTTVEIVYNIISFVVAIVATVAFTVCAKKALNDLERDESNKEAAIINRCSLEMEKLPPNRPDHLVLSSFSA